In Fibrobacter sp., one DNA window encodes the following:
- the rplQ gene encoding 50S ribosomal protein L17, whose product MRHGVKNKKLGVNAQHKRAILRALATSIIGKGMETEQGKRYVRTTLHKAKLVRGVVDRMVTYAKKGDLSARREAARFIMDPKVLQDLFATIGPRYANRNGGYTRVLKLGPNRPGDASEMALVGLVEDEIVVKAKKGAAEPAKSEAVNMVEGESKAAE is encoded by the coding sequence ATGAGACACGGTGTAAAAAACAAGAAACTCGGCGTTAACGCCCAGCACAAGCGTGCCATCCTCCGCGCCCTTGCCACTTCTATCATCGGAAAGGGCATGGAAACTGAACAGGGCAAGCGTTATGTGCGTACAACCCTCCACAAGGCAAAGCTTGTCCGTGGCGTGGTAGACCGCATGGTGACCTATGCCAAGAAGGGCGACCTTTCTGCCCGTCGTGAAGCTGCCCGCTTCATCATGGATCCCAAGGTCCTGCAGGATCTGTTTGCCACAATCGGCCCGCGCTATGCAAACCGCAACGGTGGTTACACCCGCGTGCTGAAGCTCGGCCCCAACCGCCCCGGTGACGCTTCCGAAATGGCCCTCGTGGGTCTCGTGGAAGACGAAATCGTGGTGAAGGCCAAGAAGGGCGCTGCCGAACCTGCCAAGTCCGAAGCCGTTAATATGGTCGAAGGCGAAAGCAAGGCTGCAGAATAA
- a CDS encoding DNA-directed RNA polymerase subunit alpha has translation MMWKSLQMPRSFQKVETGEDGRYAKFVVEALERGWGITLGNALRRTLLSSLQGAAIVSVKIEGVEKEFSTIPGVKEDVTDIILNLKSIRVKLLSDHDETLHLDVSGDGEVTAKSFMENPGVVVLTPDVHIATLNGNASLSMDVKISSGRGFVRADELKDKDAPIGVIATDANFNPVQKVAMHISDTRVGQKTDYNRLELEITTDGSIDPEDALAYAAKLLVDHLEIFINFEGDLVTEGAEGQDEEHQRIAELLRTRVDELELSVRSSNCLRMANIHTVGELVRNKENDMLKYKNFGRKSLVELNEVLTAMGLSFGMDVDEYLKD, from the coding sequence ATGATGTGGAAATCACTTCAAATGCCGCGCAGCTTCCAGAAAGTGGAAACCGGCGAAGACGGCCGCTATGCAAAGTTTGTCGTAGAGGCCTTGGAACGTGGCTGGGGTATCACCCTCGGTAACGCTCTCCGTCGCACGCTCCTTTCCTCCCTGCAAGGTGCGGCCATTGTCTCCGTGAAAATCGAAGGCGTCGAGAAGGAATTTTCGACGATTCCCGGTGTCAAGGAAGATGTCACCGATATCATCCTGAATCTCAAGAGCATCCGCGTGAAGCTCCTTTCCGATCACGACGAAACTTTGCACCTGGACGTGTCCGGCGACGGCGAAGTTACTGCCAAGTCCTTTATGGAAAACCCGGGCGTGGTCGTTCTGACCCCCGATGTCCATATCGCTACTCTGAACGGTAACGCATCGCTTTCCATGGATGTGAAGATCTCCAGTGGCCGCGGTTTTGTCCGTGCCGACGAACTGAAGGACAAGGACGCTCCGATTGGCGTTATCGCTACGGACGCGAACTTCAACCCGGTGCAGAAAGTCGCAATGCACATCAGCGATACCCGCGTGGGCCAGAAGACAGACTACAACCGTCTGGAACTGGAAATCACCACCGACGGCTCCATCGACCCCGAAGATGCCTTGGCCTACGCTGCCAAGCTTCTCGTCGACCACCTGGAAATCTTCATCAACTTCGAAGGTGACCTGGTGACCGAAGGTGCTGAAGGCCAGGACGAAGAACACCAGCGCATCGCGGAACTGCTCCGCACTCGCGTCGATGAACTGGAACTCTCTGTTCGCTCCAGCAACTGCCTGCGTATGGCCAACATCCATACGGTCGGTGAACTTGTGCGCAACAAGGAAAACGATATGCTCAAATACAAGAACTTCGGTCGGAAGTCCTTGGTGGAACTTAACGAGGTGTTGACAGCCATGGGCCTCTCTTTTGGCATGGATGTCGATGAATACTTGAAGGATTAA
- the rpsK gene encoding 30S ribosomal protein S11 has product MKETAAAAEAPVAAAEEVKVKKGKKRIDIQGIACVNATFNNTIVSITDARGNVVAWGSPGNAGFKGSRKSTPFAAQLAAEAAAHKAFDLGMRKVDVRVKGAGGGRESAVRAIKNAGLEVLSIRDVTGIPHNGCRPKKKRRV; this is encoded by the coding sequence ATTAAGGAAACTGCTGCCGCTGCCGAAGCTCCGGTTGCTGCCGCTGAAGAAGTCAAGGTCAAGAAGGGCAAGAAGCGTATCGACATCCAGGGTATCGCCTGCGTCAACGCCACCTTCAACAACACAATCGTTTCTATCACCGATGCTCGCGGTAACGTGGTCGCTTGGGGCTCTCCCGGTAATGCCGGTTTCAAGGGTTCCCGCAAGAGCACTCCGTTTGCCGCCCAGCTCGCTGCCGAAGCCGCTGCCCACAAGGCTTTCGATCTCGGCATGCGCAAGGTGGATGTCCGCGTCAAGGGCGCCGGTGGTGGTCGTGAATCCGCCGTCCGCGCTATCAAGAATGCGGGCCTCGAAGTCCTCTCTATTCGGGACGTGACGGGCATTCCTCACAACGGTTGCCGTCCTAAAAAGAAGAGAAGAGTCTAA
- the rpsM gene encoding 30S ribosomal protein S13 translates to MARIAGVDLPKNKTVEYGLTAIYGVGLFTANKVCAQLGIDKNKKCDDLTEEEQGKIRHLLEDEYSVEGQLRAEITLNIKRLQDIGCYRGIRHRKGLPVRGQRSRTNARTRKGPKKTVANKKK, encoded by the coding sequence ATGGCACGTATCGCTGGTGTCGATTTACCGAAAAACAAGACCGTCGAGTACGGTCTGACGGCAATCTATGGTGTCGGTCTGTTCACCGCAAACAAGGTCTGTGCTCAGCTGGGCATCGACAAGAACAAGAAGTGCGATGACCTCACCGAAGAAGAACAAGGTAAGATTCGTCATCTCTTGGAAGACGAATACTCCGTGGAAGGTCAGCTCCGCGCAGAAATCACCTTGAACATTAAGCGTTTGCAGGATATCGGCTGCTATCGCGGCATCCGCCACCGCAAGGGCCTCCCGGTCCGCGGTCAGCGTTCCCGCACCAACGCCCGTACCCGCAAGGGCCCCAAGAAAACTGTGGCTAACAAGAAGAAGTAA
- the rpmJ gene encoding 50S ribosomal protein L36, with protein sequence MKIKASIKPRCENCKIIRRKGVLRIICSKNPRHKQKQG encoded by the coding sequence ATGAAAATCAAAGCCTCCATCAAACCCAGATGTGAAAACTGCAAGATCATCCGCCGCAAGGGTGTATTGCGTATCATCTGTTCGAAGAACCCCCGTCACAAGCAGAAGCAGGGATAA
- the infA gene encoding translation initiation factor IF-1, producing MAKEEGIQVEGVVLEALPNAFFRVQLGNGHEILAHVSGKMRRHFIRILPDDKVLVEISPYDLNRGRITYRYK from the coding sequence GTGGCTAAAGAAGAAGGAATACAAGTAGAAGGCGTTGTGTTGGAAGCACTCCCCAATGCTTTCTTCCGTGTTCAGCTCGGAAATGGTCACGAGATCCTCGCCCATGTTTCAGGAAAGATGCGTCGGCATTTCATTCGAATTTTGCCGGACGACAAAGTGTTGGTAGAGATTTCCCCCTACGACCTCAATCGTGGGCGGATCACTTACCGTTACAAGTAA
- the secY gene encoding preprotein translocase subunit SecY — MEALKKAIDAFVNAFKIEDLRKKLLFTLGILIIYRIGAHITIPGVNSAVLAEFFRNSNNLFGLYDSFTGGAFAKATVFALGIMPYISASIIIQLMGSVIPAIQMLQKEGQEGRARLNQYTRYFTVALAALQGWGISVWLSSLKVTTATGTGVSVLADDFSSGLGNIGFRLLATLTFTAGTIFVMYLGEQITSHGVGNGISLIIFAGIVGGFPRAVLAELEMLKEGIQPLAIEIFILAVVVVIIGFIVFVEQANRRIPLQSPRRTIGNKVMGGQSSYLPFKVNTAGVIPVIFASCIMFIPAMIASWFPNVSAMQAFAAAFIPGHITYSVIYGLLIIFFTYFYTAIQYNPNDIAENLKRSGGFIPGIRPGKKTAEYIDYILTRISLPGSLFLALISVGPLHLKDALNMSFYIGGTSVLIVVGVALDTLRQLEAQLHTKNYEGFLKHGRIRGRMAS; from the coding sequence ATGGAAGCTCTCAAGAAAGCTATTGATGCGTTCGTCAATGCCTTCAAGATCGAAGACCTGCGTAAGAAGTTGCTTTTTACGCTGGGTATTCTGATCATCTACCGCATTGGCGCCCACATCACCATCCCCGGAGTGAATTCTGCCGTGCTGGCGGAGTTCTTCCGTAACTCGAATAATTTGTTCGGCCTGTATGACTCTTTCACGGGCGGTGCCTTCGCGAAAGCGACGGTCTTTGCCCTGGGTATCATGCCTTACATCAGTGCGTCCATCATTATCCAGTTGATGGGCTCCGTGATTCCGGCCATCCAGATGCTCCAGAAGGAGGGTCAGGAGGGTCGCGCCAGGCTGAACCAATACACCCGTTACTTTACGGTGGCCCTTGCCGCCTTGCAGGGATGGGGTATTTCGGTATGGCTTTCCTCCCTGAAGGTGACCACCGCCACAGGAACTGGCGTTTCTGTGCTGGCCGATGATTTCTCTTCGGGACTCGGTAACATCGGTTTCCGTTTACTTGCTACCCTGACCTTCACTGCCGGTACCATCTTCGTGATGTACCTGGGCGAGCAGATTACCTCGCACGGTGTGGGTAACGGTATTTCTCTTATTATCTTCGCCGGTATCGTCGGCGGCTTCCCGCGAGCCGTCCTTGCCGAACTGGAAATGCTGAAAGAAGGTATCCAGCCCCTCGCCATCGAGATCTTTATCTTGGCCGTGGTGGTTGTGATTATCGGATTCATCGTTTTCGTGGAGCAGGCGAACCGTCGCATTCCACTCCAAAGTCCTCGCCGGACCATCGGAAACAAGGTCATGGGTGGTCAGTCCAGCTATTTGCCCTTCAAGGTGAACACCGCTGGCGTGATTCCCGTGATTTTCGCAAGCTGCATCATGTTCATTCCGGCCATGATCGCTTCTTGGTTCCCGAACGTGTCTGCGATGCAGGCTTTCGCTGCCGCTTTCATTCCGGGACACATCACCTACAGCGTGATTTACGGTCTCCTGATTATATTCTTCACCTACTTCTACACGGCAATCCAGTACAACCCTAACGACATTGCCGAAAACCTCAAGAGAAGTGGTGGGTTTATTCCGGGAATCCGTCCTGGCAAGAAAACTGCAGAGTATATAGACTACATTTTGACCCGAATTTCTCTTCCGGGGTCCCTGTTCCTCGCTTTAATCAGTGTGGGACCGCTTCACCTGAAAGACGCACTCAATATGAGTTTCTATATTGGGGGCACCTCGGTCTTGATCGTGGTCGGTGTGGCGTTGGATACGCTTCGTCAGCTCGAAGCCCAACTGCATACCAAGAACTATGAAGGTTTCCTCAAGCATGGCCGCATTCGCGGCAGGATGGCGTCCTAG
- the rplO gene encoding 50S ribosomal protein L15 gives MELNTLNPGKAAKGKSRRRIGRGPGSGFGTTAGRGQKGAGARKSAKAGRVAFEGGQMPIHRRIPKRGFKHVGVEFQIVNLKKLAAVSVTEFDAQALFDQGFIKDMDRPVKVLAFGTIDKAINVKVNAISEKAKAAIEAAGGKVEIV, from the coding sequence ATGGAACTCAATACTCTCAATCCTGGCAAGGCTGCCAAGGGCAAGAGCCGCCGCCGTATCGGCCGCGGTCCTGGTTCCGGTTTCGGCACTACCGCTGGCCGTGGCCAGAAGGGTGCCGGTGCCCGCAAGAGCGCCAAGGCCGGCCGTGTCGCCTTCGAAGGCGGCCAGATGCCGATTCACCGTCGTATCCCGAAGCGTGGCTTCAAGCACGTCGGTGTTGAATTCCAGATTGTTAACCTCAAGAAGCTCGCTGCGGTGAGCGTGACCGAGTTCGACGCCCAGGCTCTGTTCGACCAGGGTTTCATCAAGGACATGGACCGTCCGGTCAAGGTTCTTGCCTTCGGCACAATTGACAAGGCTATCAATGTTAAGGTTAACGCCATCAGCGAAAAGGCCAAGGCTGCCATCGAAGCTGCTGGCGGAAAAGTCGAGATCGTCTAA
- the rpmD gene encoding 50S ribosomal protein L30, whose amino-acid sequence MKKVRITLIKGTVRRLPVHRANVAALGLRKIGQSVEHVLTPSIQGMINAVADMVKVEEI is encoded by the coding sequence ATGAAGAAAGTTCGTATTACTTTGATTAAGGGTACTGTCCGCCGTCTGCCGGTGCACCGCGCCAACGTGGCCGCTCTTGGTCTCCGTAAGATTGGACAGTCTGTTGAACACGTTTTGACCCCCAGCATCCAGGGCATGATCAATGCCGTGGCTGACATGGTGAAGGTCGAGGAGATCTAA
- the rpsE gene encoding 30S ribosomal protein S5 yields MEREAQVSEFEDKVVHINRCAKTVKGGRRMSFSALVVVGNKNGKIGVGLGKAKEVSEAIRKGTEAAQRNIVEVQLLDGTIPHDIEVKSGATRILLMPAAPGTGVIAGAAARAVLELAGVRNILTKIHGSSNPSTVVRACLEGLLAQKNKQDCAALRGANA; encoded by the coding sequence TTGGAACGCGAAGCTCAAGTTTCTGAATTTGAAGACAAGGTTGTACACATCAACCGTTGCGCAAAGACCGTCAAGGGCGGTCGCCGTATGTCCTTCTCCGCTCTCGTTGTCGTTGGCAACAAGAATGGCAAGATTGGTGTTGGCCTCGGCAAGGCTAAGGAAGTTTCCGAAGCTATCCGCAAGGGTACCGAAGCCGCCCAGAGGAATATCGTTGAAGTCCAGCTGCTGGACGGCACCATTCCTCACGACATCGAAGTCAAGAGCGGTGCTACCCGCATCCTCTTGATGCCGGCTGCTCCCGGTACTGGCGTTATCGCCGGTGCTGCTGCCCGTGCCGTTCTCGAACTGGCCGGTGTGCGTAACATCCTCACAAAGATTCACGGTTCTTCCAATCCGAGCACCGTCGTGCGCGCCTGCCTCGAAGGTCTCTTGGCTCAGAAGAACAAACAGGACTGCGCCGCCCTCCGCGGTGCCAATGCCTAA
- a CDS encoding 50S ribosomal protein L18 produces the protein MTAIAKKRIQSRIARHARVRKSVVGTAECPRLAVRRSLSHMVAQIIDDANNKSLVQVATTAKEFQGKFGEMTKSEQAKQLGLQIAEIAKSKGIESVVFDRGGYIYHGRVQALAEGAREGGLKF, from the coding sequence ATGACTGCAATTGCTAAGAAAAGAATCCAGTCCAGAATCGCACGCCATGCTCGTGTGCGCAAGTCTGTCGTCGGAACTGCAGAATGCCCTCGTTTGGCTGTTCGCCGTTCCTTGTCTCACATGGTCGCCCAGATTATCGATGACGCAAACAACAAGTCTCTCGTTCAGGTCGCAACGACTGCCAAGGAATTCCAGGGCAAGTTCGGCGAAATGACGAAGTCGGAGCAGGCTAAGCAGCTCGGTCTCCAGATTGCCGAAATCGCTAAGTCCAAGGGCATTGAATCCGTGGTCTTTGACCGCGGCGGTTACATCTATCACGGTCGCGTTCAGGCTCTCGCTGAGGGAGCTCGTGAAGGCGGACTCAAATTCTAG
- the rplF gene encoding 50S ribosomal protein L6, protein MSRIGKAIINIPAGVKVAVNGQNIKVEGPKGKLETTVHELISIKLDGDKLSFTRPNDEKFTRAMHGTTRALVNNMVEGVTKGFQKTLEIVGVGYRVEQKGKDLNLVLGFSHPVIFKAPEGVELKAVDPLKITISGIDKQKVGQAAAEIRKYRRPEPYKGKGIKYEGEIIRRKQGKKTGK, encoded by the coding sequence ATGTCCCGTATCGGTAAAGCTATTATCAATATCCCGGCTGGCGTTAAAGTCGCCGTCAATGGTCAGAACATCAAGGTCGAAGGACCCAAGGGCAAGCTCGAAACCACCGTTCACGAACTGATTTCCATCAAGCTCGACGGTGACAAGCTTTCCTTTACCCGTCCTAACGACGAAAAGTTCACTCGTGCTATGCACGGCACCACTCGCGCTCTCGTCAACAACATGGTCGAAGGCGTGACCAAGGGTTTCCAGAAGACTCTTGAAATCGTGGGCGTGGGCTACCGCGTGGAACAGAAGGGCAAGGACCTGAACCTGGTTCTCGGCTTCTCTCACCCGGTTATCTTCAAGGCTCCCGAGGGCGTTGAGCTCAAGGCCGTGGACCCCCTGAAGATCACCATCTCCGGTATCGACAAACAGAAGGTTGGCCAGGCTGCCGCCGAAATCCGCAAGTACCGTCGTCCTGAACCGTATAAGGGCAAGGGCATTAAGTACGAAGGCGAGATTATTCGTCGCAAGCAGGGTAAGAAGACAGGTAAATAA
- the rpsH gene encoding 30S ribosomal protein S8 has protein sequence MAMTDPIADMLTRVRNASKAKLPVVDIPASNLKREIARVLQEKGFIKKFVVVEDGKQGILKVLLRYTKGESAIQGIQRVSTPGLRHYVDAAKLPRVRNGLGYAIISTSKGVMTDHEARKENVGGEVIAKVW, from the coding sequence ATGGCAATGACAGATCCTATCGCCGATATGCTCACCCGCGTGCGCAATGCCTCCAAGGCAAAGCTCCCCGTGGTGGACATCCCTGCCAGCAACCTGAAGCGTGAAATCGCTCGCGTGCTGCAGGAAAAAGGTTTCATTAAGAAGTTCGTCGTGGTTGAAGACGGCAAGCAGGGCATCCTCAAGGTGCTGCTCCGCTACACCAAGGGCGAATCCGCTATCCAGGGCATCCAGCGCGTTTCTACGCCGGGTCTTCGTCACTATGTTGACGCCGCTAAGCTCCCCCGCGTTCGCAACGGCCTTGGCTATGCTATCATCTCCACATCTAAAGGCGTGATGACCGACCACGAAGCCCGCAAGGAAAACGTGGGTGGTGAAGTCATCGCAAAGGTATGGTAA
- a CDS encoding type Z 30S ribosomal protein S14 — translation MASRRMIEKCKRTPKYTVRGYNRCKRCGRPHAFMRRFGLCRICFREMALAGEIPGITKSSW, via the coding sequence ATGGCAAGCAGAAGAATGATTGAAAAATGCAAGCGTACCCCGAAGTATACCGTTCGTGGGTATAACCGTTGCAAGCGTTGCGGTAGGCCGCACGCCTTTATGCGCCGCTTTGGCCTTTGCCGTATTTGCTTCCGCGAAATGGCACTCGCCGGCGAAATCCCCGGTATCACAAAGTCGTCTTGGTAA
- the rplE gene encoding 50S ribosomal protein L5, whose protein sequence is MNQMKQFYLEKVVPALQQKFAYKNVMEIPRLQKIVINMGVGAASQNRKILDEAVDTLSAITGQKAVVTTAKKAVAQFHLREGIGIGAKVTLHGDNMWDFLFRFINISLPRVRDFRGLARRGFDGMGNFTLGIKEQTIFVEIDIDKVSRTFGMDISFVTSAKTDEEGRALLEELGLPFRK, encoded by the coding sequence ATGAACCAGATGAAACAATTTTATCTCGAAAAAGTCGTTCCTGCCTTGCAGCAGAAGTTCGCTTACAAGAACGTGATGGAAATTCCCCGCCTCCAGAAGATCGTGATCAACATGGGCGTGGGCGCTGCTTCTCAGAACCGCAAGATTCTTGACGAAGCCGTGGATACTCTTTCTGCCATCACCGGCCAGAAGGCTGTGGTCACCACCGCCAAGAAGGCTGTGGCCCAGTTCCACCTTCGCGAAGGCATCGGTATCGGTGCCAAGGTCACCCTCCACGGTGACAACATGTGGGATTTCCTTTTCCGCTTCATCAACATCAGCCTGCCCCGTGTCCGCGACTTCCGCGGTCTCGCTCGTCGTGGCTTTGATGGAATGGGCAATTTCACCTTGGGTATCAAGGAACAGACCATCTTTGTCGAAATCGACATCGACAAGGTTTCCCGTACATTCGGTATGGACATCTCCTTCGTGACCTCCGCTAAGACGGACGAAGAAGGTCGTGCCCTTCTCGAAGAACTTGGACTCCCCTTCAGGAAGTAA
- the rplX gene encoding 50S ribosomal protein L24: MANIKKNDNVKVISGANKGKTGTVISVKAGKVTVSGVNVRKRHEKPSQTNQTGGIIEKELPIDISNVMLLEGNTPVRTRIVREKGKKGVRTSVKTGKAV; encoded by the coding sequence ATGGCCAACATCAAAAAGAATGATAACGTCAAGGTGATTTCCGGTGCCAACAAGGGCAAGACCGGCACCGTGATCAGTGTCAAGGCCGGCAAGGTGACCGTTTCGGGCGTGAACGTCCGCAAGCGTCATGAAAAGCCGTCCCAGACCAACCAAACCGGTGGCATCATCGAAAAGGAACTGCCTATCGACATTTCCAACGTGATGCTTCTCGAAGGCAATACCCCCGTCCGTACCCGCATCGTTCGCGAAAAGGGCAAGAAGGGCGTTCGTACCAGTGTCAAGACTGGAAAGGCTGTGTAA
- the rplN gene encoding 50S ribosomal protein L14, protein MIQEETRLVVADNSGAKEVACIRVLGGTNRRYASIGDVIKVAVKDAIPQSKVKKGSVADAVVVRTRKEIARPDGTFIRFSDNAVVLITKDGEPRGTRIFGPVARELRDKKYMKIISLAPEVL, encoded by the coding sequence ATGATTCAAGAAGAAACCAGACTCGTCGTGGCTGACAACAGTGGAGCCAAGGAAGTCGCCTGCATCCGTGTTTTGGGTGGCACCAACCGTCGCTATGCTAGCATCGGTGATGTCATCAAGGTAGCCGTTAAAGACGCTATCCCCCAGAGCAAGGTGAAGAAGGGTTCCGTGGCCGACGCTGTCGTCGTGCGCACACGCAAAGAAATTGCCCGTCCGGATGGCACGTTCATCCGTTTCTCGGACAACGCCGTGGTTCTCATCACTAAGGATGGCGAACCCCGTGGAACCCGTATTTTTGGACCGGTGGCTCGTGAGCTCCGCGACAAGAAATACATGAAGATCATCTCCCTCGCACCTGAGGTTCTCTAA
- the rpsQ gene encoding 30S ribosomal protein S17 codes for MDRNLRKVKQGVVSSDKMDKTITVVVENRKRHPMYNKIMTTTKKLKAHDENNEAGEGDLVEIMETRPLSATKRWRLVRIVEKKK; via the coding sequence ATGGATAGAAACCTTCGTAAAGTCAAGCAGGGTGTCGTCTCTTCTGACAAGATGGACAAGACCATCACGGTTGTGGTTGAAAACCGCAAGCGTCACCCCATGTACAACAAGATCATGACCACCACCAAGAAGCTCAAGGCTCACGACGAAAACAACGAAGCGGGCGAAGGCGACCTGGTGGAAATCATGGAAACTCGTCCTCTTTCCGCTACCAAGCGCTGGCGCCTGGTTCGGATTGTGGAAAAGAAGAAATAA
- the rpmC gene encoding 50S ribosomal protein L29 — protein MKARELKELGVDQLKEKLAQLNLDLFNYRMTAKLGNLEKPSVIQTTRKDIARIKTILSEKAKA, from the coding sequence ATGAAAGCACGTGAATTGAAAGAACTGGGCGTTGACCAGCTCAAGGAAAAACTGGCTCAGTTGAATCTCGATTTGTTCAATTACCGCATGACTGCGAAGCTCGGTAATTTGGAAAAACCCTCTGTGATTCAGACGACCCGCAAGGACATCGCCCGTATCAAGACCATCCTCAGCGAAAAGGCCAAGGCATAA
- the rplP gene encoding 50S ribosomal protein L16, whose translation MLSPKRTLHRKQMKGRMKGVATRGNTMAFGEFGIQALEKCWLTARQIEAARIAMTRKIKRGGRVWIRVFPDKPVTRHPAEARMGKGKGAVEFWAAVILPGRIIFEMGGVERDLAMEALHVASQKLPLKCKIIEESEI comes from the coding sequence ATGCTGAGTCCTAAAAGAACATTACATCGTAAGCAGATGAAAGGCCGCATGAAGGGCGTCGCCACTCGTGGCAACACCATGGCCTTCGGCGAATTCGGCATTCAGGCTCTTGAAAAGTGCTGGCTGACGGCTCGCCAAATCGAAGCTGCCCGTATCGCTATGACTCGTAAGATCAAGCGTGGTGGCCGCGTCTGGATCCGCGTGTTCCCCGACAAGCCTGTTACCCGTCACCCTGCAGAAGCTCGTATGGGTAAGGGTAAGGGCGCCGTGGAATTCTGGGCAGCCGTTATCCTCCCGGGTCGCATCATTTTCGAAATGGGCGGTGTCGAACGCGATCTCGCCATGGAAGCTCTCCATGTCGCTTCGCAGAAGCTCCCCCTCAAGTGCAAAATCATCGAAGAATCGGAGATCTAA